A stretch of Castanea sativa cultivar Marrone di Chiusa Pesio chromosome 2, ASM4071231v1 DNA encodes these proteins:
- the LOC142625948 gene encoding putative disease resistance protein RGA1: MARALVSAIAEELGSIIASELRLTVSVKEEVQKLESKFRTIQAVLNDAEKRQLKDEAVKLWLDKLKDVSYEMDDVLDEWNTAMIKADIEKQEKEEEEKKRKLKLVLLRRGSCDDLGGCPCSGKKMKKKKKAIQF, encoded by the exons ATGGCTCGTGCTCTAGTTTCTGCAATTGCCGAGGAGCTTGGTTCCATCATTGCTTCAGAGCTCAGGTTGACTGTAAGTGTCAAggaagaagtccaaaagcttgAAAGCAAATTCCGTACCATCCAGGCAGTGCTCAACGATGCAGAGAAAAGGCAACTGAAGGACGAAGCTGTGAAGCTTTGGTTAGATAAGCTCAAAGACGTATCCTATGAGATGGATGACGTGTTAGATGAGTGGAACACCGCCATGATCAAAGCAGATAttgagaaacaagaaaaagaagaagaagagaagaagagaaagctGAAACTAGTACTGCTAAGAAGAGGAAG TTGCGATGATCTGGGTGGCTGCCCTTGCTCAggaaaaaagatgaagaagaagaagaaggcaatTCAATTCTGA